Proteins from a single region of Urocitellus parryii isolate mUroPar1 chromosome 4, mUroPar1.hap1, whole genome shotgun sequence:
- the LOC113175689 gene encoding olfactory receptor 13J1, with product MESVNRTVVSQFFLKGFSGYPLLEHLLFPLCLAMYLVTLLGNTAIVAVSILDARLHTPMYFFLGNLSILDICYTSTFVPLMLVHLLSSQKTISFIGCAIQMCLSLSTGSTECLLLAIMAYDRCLAICRPLRYPVLMSPGLCLLLAGAAWVLCLLKSVTETVIAMRLPFCGHHMVSHFTCEILAVLKLACGDTSVSEAFLLVGAILLLPVPLTFICLSYMLILATILRVPSAAGRRKAFSTCSAHLAVVLLFYGTVIFMYMKPKSKEARISDEVFTVLYAVVTPMLNPVIYSLRNKEVKEAVRTVWGRRKACR from the coding sequence ATGGAGTCTGTCAACAGGACTGTGGTCTCTCAGTTCTTCCTGAAGGGATTTTCTGGCTACCCACTCCTGGAGCATCTGCTCTTCCCACTCTGTTTAGCCATGTACCTGGTGACCCTGCTGGGGAACACGGCCATTGTGGCAGTGAGCATCCTCGACGCCCGcctgcacacacccatgtacttcttcctgggCAACCTCTCCATCCTGGACATCTGCTACACATCCACCTTTGTGCCTCTGATGCTGGTTCACCTCCTGTCATCTCAGAAGACCATCTCCTTTATTGGCTGTGCCATCCAGATGTGTCTGAGTCTGTCCACAGGCTCCACAGAGTGCCTGCTGCTTGCCatcatggcctatgaccgctgtCTGGCCATTTGCCGACCACTCAGGTACCCCGTGCTCATGAGCCCCGGGCTCTGCCTGCTGCTGGCGGGAGCTGCCTGGGTGCTCTGCCTCCTCAAGTCAGTGACTGAAACAGTCATCGCCATGAGGCTGCCATTCTGTGGCCACCACATGGTTAGTCACTTCACCTGTGAGATCCTGGCAGTGCTGAAGTTGGCCTGTGGTGACACATCAGTCAGCGAGGCCTTCCTGCTAGTGGGTGCCATCCTGCTGCTGCCTGTGCCCCTGACCTTTATTTGCCTGTCCTACATGCTAATCCTGGCCACCATCTTGAGGGTACCCTCAGCTGCCGGCCGCcgcaaagccttctccacctgctcagCACACCTGGCGGTGGTGTTGCTTTTCTATGGCACTGTCATCTTCATGTACATGAAACCCAAGAGCAAGGAGGCCCGCATCTCTGATGAGGTCTTCACAGTCCTCTACGCCGTGGTCACACCCATGCTTAACCCCGTCATCTACAGCCTACGGAACAAGGAGGTGAAGGAGGCTGTCAGGACAGTGTGGGGCAGGAGAAAGGCCTGTAGGTGA